A region from the Pristiophorus japonicus isolate sPriJap1 chromosome 14, sPriJap1.hap1, whole genome shotgun sequence genome encodes:
- the tmem258 gene encoding dolichyl-diphosphooligosaccharide--protein glycosyltransferase subunit TMEM258 yields MELEAMTRYTSPVNPAVFPHLTVVLLAIGMFFTAWFFVYEVTSTKYTRDIYKELLISLVASLFMGFGVLFLLLWVGIYV; encoded by the exons ATG gagctggaggcgatgACCAGATATACGAGCCCAGTCAATCCTGCCGTCTTCCCACACTTGACGGTGGTTCTTCTTGCGATTGGGATGTTCTTCACTGCATGGTTCTTTGT ATATGAGGTAACGTCTACCAAGTACACGCGAGATATCTACAAAGAGCTGCTGATTTCTCTAGTGGCTTCTCTCTTTATGGGATTTGGAGTGCTTTTCCTCCTCCTATGGGTCGGGATCTACGTATGA